TCTTTATCGGCAGAAACATTCTGAGCAGCTGCAATCAGGACACAGACGTACTATTCTGCTTTAGACAGTCAGTCTGGTCTTTATCCCCACAAATCCAACAGAGTGCAGTTTGTGAGAACCGTTCGCGCACTGATTCATATAAACAGGTCCAGTTCTGGTCGCTTTACGAACATTTTCATTACACTGGAATCTCACTGAGtgtaaaaacagtgttttatttgaCTTATAATCAACTTTCACACGTATTTAAACAAACTAGACTGTAAAAATAGACTTCCTATTCTTTTTATGCACATGCACAtatagaaacaggaagtcaataCATCAAAGCTGTGCCCTTCCTCACCTCCGTCACCGTTCATCTTTCTCTAGCAGCTAGGAATCACTTTTACCCGTCCTACAGAGTCCACCTACCCAATGAGCTCCAGCAGCAGACTGTTGAGGCTGATCCCTGTTGAACGTTTGGCTCTCATTAATACGAAGATCTGCGGGAACTTCAGCACCATGCACACGAACAGCGTGCTGAAGTTAGCGATGTGCAGCAGAGTGTCGGACTGCATGCTGgatctttaaattttattttaaactgtttatattgttttataattcaCACTAGCTTCCAGATGCTGCTGTGATGCAAACACTGTTAAGGTGCTTTTACTCTGATCGGAAATCCGGTGTATATTTTCGAAATAATAGTAGAAATTATTTGTGTACGCTCGCTAAACTACTGTCACCAGGAGTGATCAAAAccgattaataaaataaaaattatctaaatatattttaatgaaaaaaatatttatttatattatgtgattaaataaatgaacaaatgcttttaatctgaaaaaatgcgCATGACATCCGTTGATATGGCATAAATACGACAGTTTCCTGTCAGCCGGCGGCATCGTTTCTCATTTCCGCATACATAGTCTGAAAGATGATTGGCTCAGAAAGAACCACAGTATTTAAAACCTCGTAAATACTGAACACAGGTTCGTTTTCGAATTTAATAAAGAagagacgcatctaaaagttgcaggaaactGGCCCTCAAAGACTGGAGTTGAAGACCCTTGCCATACAATGTTATTACACTTTAGAATGGTCTCAGTTAGCGCTGTTGCAAAAGACTGTTCCAATAATTGAGTACTCTATCGAATATTGTTACAATTACCTGTCTGTCTATCTAGGTAGCTAGCTAACTACCTAGCTACCTGGCTATCTATCTTGTATTGATGTGTGTCAGTTTATGACATAAGTTCAATAAACACAATTGAAGTCAGTGATTgtcaagtaaaaatgtgaaaagtaatGTCTTCGTTGGTTTAAGGTTTGACAGCCACTTCTTTTTGCTCGTTTTCTTGAAGTCCTGGATAGATCTGGCAGTAAACGGAGCAGCAAATACAACCTTTTTCTTTCAGCGCATTTGCAAGTTTAGAAATTAATGACAGGCTTGCCTCCTCTTTTTTGACATAGGACACGGAGTTATCACTGACGtcttatttatgcttttatgaTGGTTCCTTCTCCACggtctttttctttcctctgtagCTTCCATGAAAGAGTGGCAACCCGTCCTGTTTGATCATCTGCTTCCCATGAGGCATGATCTGCCTGCTGCCATAGACTTGATTGGAGGTGTTGGGGACGAACTCGGAATACACCGAAAGGTTTTTCGGTAAAGACTTCTCGTCCATTGGGGCATCCTGCAAACATCCACAGGTTGTCGCCGTGGGTGAGGAGTGGCAAAGTGTGCAGGGGCTGATGTCTAGTAGTTAGTTTTGAACAAAGCAGGTGGTGTTTTTTCTCCATACCTGTGTGCCACAATCCAGGACAGCGCCCCAGGTCTCATCCCTGTGAACAACAGCTTGTtggtgaaaatgattttaaaacaccATTTAAAACAGCCAGGTTTGCACGAACCAAACCTTTTTGTCCTCTCACTTCTTAAGCTTACCATTCCAGCGCTATTCTCCGCTCTTTTACACACAAGTCTTTCCACCCTTCGGCTAGACTTACTGGATTTTTGCGACTCTCATCATACTCAGAGCGGCTTTTTGAGGGTTCCATGCTGACGATGGCGCGGTAGATTTACCTCCGTTAGCTTGAGGTAAAGGTAGAGAAGCCGAACCAAATCACGGTTCGTTTTGTTTacgtttccatggaaacaggTCTAACAAGAGAAAATGCACCAAATACCtcatgttttacagtttcataCACCTTCGTGAGTATTCAGTCCGACAACTTATAATCCAGCACTTAATgcaaattttactgtttttaaaaatattcgcgatttttttgtgaaatgtttttatctgtcaAACCAGACTTGGCAGGAGAAGGAGCGTTGCTAGCACTAGCATGTTGACTTACTGTACCAGTGTGAAATAACTCATGTAAATGCTAAAATTTGCTGCAAAGCTAAAGACAGCTAAAATAGCATGTAGCCTATCGTTAGCATGTTAACGTAACATACTCAATGAAGTATGGAAAAAATCATGTGAATTTAGCTCTAGAACTAAAACATCATCAAGGAGCTGTTATGTGTGGTCATTCTGTATTCCGCCACAAGAGGGAGTTCTTATTCAGCACTGTTGAAGCTGTTCTGTTTAATTACTGTCCAGCTGCAGGATAAAACTCTCCCACTCTCTacatcacaggtgtcaaactccagtcctcgagggccgctgtccagcagtttttagatgtgccacaggtacaaaacactggaatgaaattgcttaatcacctcctccttgtgtagatctgttctccagagccttgctaatgacctaattattctgtttaggtgtggtgcagcagaggcacatctaaaagttgcaggataccggtcctcgaggactggagtttgacacccctgctctacatTATGTGTTGTAATTCTCAATTCTGCCACAGGAGTAAGCTCACACAAGAAATGGAAGGGCCTTCCATTTACCCATCTTCATATGTTTTGCCTATGTCAAAGTGATTGAGTGCCAGGGACAATACATAGCACCGATTTGACCAATGCCTAACACTAGCAAGACATATGTGAACTAGAAGAGCTATTATGTATGGCCATTCTATATTCTGCCAATCTCAATAATGGGAAGTGCAGCAAGAAAGCATAGAAAAAATTAGGTTTGGATTAGGGTTGGAAGGAAGAAACAAAGTAGGGTTGGaattagttttgtgtttctttcccAAAGTCATCATTACCACACTGAACTTTAACATAACACCCATGAAACACAACATCTCAATAACTTAAAACTTCTTTTGAGAGGatttgtttatggttttatttgtaatctatttgatcatttattgcttgtttttgagTGTGctcaattgtgtttttttgttgttgttgcttttttgcagTATCAATAAAAGTCTAATCTAACAACTAATATGTTTGTAAATTTCTGTGATGAGCTCTCCATATTGATCATCAGTAACTACCTGACAACTGACAAGTCAGTAGTCTTCAATGGGATTATGTAAGCTATATTATAGTTCatctttggttttaaataattgttaaatttcccaagaaactgaattttgaattttaattttctgtgagCCATGAAAAAGAAACGATTGTAGTGTTTTACTCCGTGTGTAAACTATTTCACTTTAAAGACTTAATGACTTTTATATCATATTTTATGTACTGAGATGCAGCCTTCGTATTTTTTTGCTTGCCTTGAGTAAAGACtccttaatttttttctgaatttgatgCGTTTATTTTCAAAACCGGAAGTTGATGATGGAAGCTTTTACTCTGAAAGGTAAAAGCTCAACTGTAGCCGTTTGGGCTGAGGGAAAATAATCCGCTAGTATTAGCTCTGTGGTTATTTTGCTGATGAACTGAAAGCCGCCTCCAAATAAATGTAAGATTGATATTTATCTAAATTTACCCGCCTTAAATGTACAATTTGAATTATTTGCTGCTCGACAAGGTCCTTAATTTTCCGAAGACAGATCCTTTCTTGGTTCAGTGTTTGTTCTTTTTGGTGAACTCTAATTTAAGGAGCTAACAGAgtgtgagaaatgttttaagtaactttttaacgCATTTTTATTGACAGCACCGAGTCTTAACTCGTATGCACGTATTCTCAGGAGCACCATTAGTAGTAAGTTGTAGTTTGCCTGTTAGAGGGTGAGCCATCAGCTTATCGTGGACCCATGCTAACTGGCTAACCTTCATAGAACACAAACTTGACTCCGTATTAATTGGACGTCCAGAACAACACCACTCAATCGTTTCCTCTGCTCACACAGTTATAGGTACAGGTGACATAAGCAGGAGGTCACTTTTGAGGAGGCTAATCTCTTCAGGTCTTGATGTTGTTGGCTAACGTcaagtttattaaataattgTACAACATGATATAGACGGCCACAGAACCCCAGCCTATTACCCGCTAGCATgctgtttgaatttaaaatgattagCAGTATGTCCACAGGTGTTCTAAATTATCCTAGTTAATTGGACCTGTATTTGGGTGGAGCAGCTGGTATTGAAATAATGGGGTGCACCTATATAAACTTGccttgtgtgcgtgtgtgcttATATACTGGATGTATAGAACTAAAGTTACATGGATCCATTGTCCTGCAACCTTAGATCTGTCCCTGTTTCAACACACCTGGATGAAATAAATAGCTAATtaccaggcctctgcagaactGACTGAGTAGATAATTGATTCAGGAATGTTGGAGCAGAGATGTACCTAAAATGTGGAGAGCAGCa
This is a stretch of genomic DNA from Gambusia affinis linkage group LG16, SWU_Gaff_1.0, whole genome shotgun sequence. It encodes these proteins:
- the lg16h2orf50 gene encoding uncharacterized protein C2orf50 homolog — its product is MEPSKSRSEYDESRKNPVSLAEGWKDLCVKERRIALEWDETWGAVLDCGTQDAPMDEKSLPKNLSVYSEFVPNTSNQVYGSRQIMPHGKQMIKQDGLPLFHGSYRGKKKTVEKEPS